GGAAGCTGTATTTCTATCTGCGAAAAATGCTAACATCATTCCTGGCTCGCCTCCGCAGCCTCGAAAAGGCCTTGTTCAAGTTCTTTGAAGTCGACGTGGCTGCTCTTCCTGACGTTCTCGGGCCGGCCTCCTTCGCTCGAATTGATGTCTCCAATATATCGGATTATGGCTGGGTAGGCATCCACCGTACACTGGCCTATACGATCCCGCTACTTCAGAGCACGGTCGATAATCCGCATGCGACGCTGATAACCCTCTTCATGAACGTGGTGGATGAAACCATGACAGATGAAGACAGGATTCGAGATATGACGCAAAACAGCGCATCGTCGCAAAGGCTCCTGCAGTATCTCCCACCCAGCGGGAGTGTCGTTTCTGAGTATGATCCGAAGATTGTGAAATTTAATATGGGGCGAGATCTGGTCACGGAGTATGACTCTGTATTTAACAGGTGTGTACAACGTTTTGGGTTGTCTCCGGCCAGCGCGGTAGGTGTACTCTGTTGTATTGACCTTGGAGGATCGATTTAGATATTGTGATGAACTCGAGTTCCGGAAAGCGGGCGAACTTCTGGGTGCTGTTGTGAAGGTAAACCATACGATAATTGACAAGTGGCCGTACAGGTTGAAGTTGCGACCCGGGCAAACgggcgccgaggaggagttTGGTCGGTGCTTGAGTAGTGGGCTGTCTAGTGAAGAGCGATATGTAGAGTGGAGGAGGACTTACTAGGACGATTTCCCGAATAACACCCAAGATAATCGAAATCTTAACAAAGCAAATGATTCTACGATGCTGCGGGAACTCCAGGCCAAATGAGGGGACTTGGATCCATTCAAAATAACATTTCAGGTACTTCTAAGCTTCCGTTACTCTTTCGACAGGCTGGCCCTCGCCCATTCTCAGAATGCGGCTTTACGCGAATGTTAATCTGGCTTAAGGCAACCATGTGATTAGGGCTAGAAAACGAACCCATATATCCTTTTATGGGTATACCCAACTCCAATGTAAACTATCTAGCAAGTAGCCTGAATGGGCTgaataatagttatatttattagatgAACGGCGTAGAGCAAGAGCGGTCTCATGGGGGCATATTCAGGAGTATTTgtttttagtatttaaaatttcCCCCAGTCAGAGCGTTGGAGTATTTCCTCACTGCTTCAGTCGTACATGGCTGACTGTGATCAGGTTGAAGAATCACGGCAGTGACCTGAAGGTTATATGTAAGTTTAGTATAGCTAGGAGTGATATAGAGTTTGAGTCGCCTAATCCGATGTATTATACAGCACCTCGATCCACTGGATTTCGAGGTACGCAGCAGATCCAACATCCAGATTTCCCGACCACACGCCACCATCACTCCACTGCTACAGTTAGAGAGGTAACAAAGGGGCAGAAAGTTTGATATAAACTTACCAGATTTAATATGACCGAGCTCGGATTCTTCGGAATCCCATACGTCTTCGTCACAGCCTGCTCCCCGTTCAGATACCAAGAACTAAGGTCAGGAGTCCAGTCCAAACGGTGGTCATTCCAGTCTGTCCACACGGCTCCATTCTGCATTTCAACATCAGAAGAAGCCTCGGGGATCACATTCCCGTCTGAGTCTAGACCGGGCTGGTTAGTGTAGCGGATGTGGTTGGTAGGATCCCGGGTCAGGATTTCAATGTCGCTTTCGTTGTCATTGTCGAAGTAGGTGAAGATGCCAGCGCAGGCTCCGGAGTCGCCGCGGACTCTGGCCCGGACACGGATGGAGGCGTGAAAGATGTTGGACAGTTTGCTGTCTATTTCGCCGGCGGAGACGAAGTCCTTATTGCGGTATGCGCGTAGGACGAGGTGGGTTGCTGAGGTATCATTGTCGCGCTCTAGGAGGAATGTCAGTATATATATGGATAGCCATTGGAGAGGATTGCGTACGGATATAGACATTCTGGTTGCTGTACTGCTTTCGCAAAGGCTTG
Above is a window of Aspergillus puulaauensis MK2 DNA, chromosome 2, nearly complete sequence DNA encoding:
- a CDS encoding glycoside hydrolase family 16 protein (CAZy:GH16;~COG:S;~EggNog:ENOG410PJ8X;~InterPro:IPR000757,IPR013320;~PFAM:PF00722;~SECRETED:SignalP(1-19);~go_function: GO:0004553 - hydrolase activity, hydrolyzing O-glycosyl compounds [Evidence IEA];~go_process: GO:0005975 - carbohydrate metabolic process [Evidence IEA]) yields the protein MISLVKISIFLSSVAGAQAAYRATTGDSAVTYAHRLFHDFRSLDDTGNLYNSEPANITNDEDSSAAPIQPGYLSSDAFVNDWGIQTWDSPAGEDKPLRKQYSNQNVYIQRDNDTSATHLVLRAYRNKDFVSAGEIDSKLSNIFHASIRVRARVRGDSGACAGIFTYFDNDNESDIEILTRDPTNHIRYTNQPGLDSDGNVIPEASSDVEMQNGAVWTDWNDHRLDWTPDLSSWYLNGEQAVTKTYGIPKNPSSVILNLWSDGGVWSGNLDVGSAAYLEIQWIEVLYNTSD